Within the Corvus hawaiiensis isolate bCorHaw1 chromosome 8, bCorHaw1.pri.cur, whole genome shotgun sequence genome, the region CCTCGCCCGCTCGCAGAAGGACCTGAACGAGCAGGACTTCATGATGCCACCTGGAACAGAGCCACAGTGAGCCCAGAGGGGCTGCAAGTGGTCACCTGCTCCCACCTGCATCCCTCAGGACCAGCCTGACCACCCAGCACTGAGCAACAACCTTGGGTTTGGCTGATCTGCACAAATAAATGGTACGATCCCAACGCACGGCAGCACACCACAAGCTCCCACTTAAATAACTCTTAATTTATCTTAGAGGCAATTAGGGCAGCTCAAATATCTTTGGATAGATATTTGGATAGCCCCGAGTGCAGGGGCTCATCAGCTTCTTTTCCATATCCTAATTTCCAGGTAAGTCACTTAAGTAAAAAGTGGCCAATGCTTAAAATGCCTTTCCAGCTTTCACACAGAGTGGGTGCAGCTCATCGTGGCACACCAACAAAtcattcccagtgggattttgtGTCACATTGCAGATACAACAAAATTAGGATTGCGATTTATTAGTGAGGTTTATTTTGAGAGGAGACATTTACTTTTGGTTTGCTCCTTAACTTACTATGCATTCTTCTCTTTCCAACactgattatttatttatgacaGATGTAACGAGTCTGACCTGTTTGTGACACTTACTTGCTTGTCCTCTAATGACTGCACAGGCATCTGCATGGCCTGGACACTGCTGACTTCCTTGTCTGTTGCAGTCGTCATCACTAGAACCTACACAGGTGTAACACTGCAGTGCTTCACCTGGGTGAAGGGAGAAGACACCACTCAGAGCAGGACTGTTTAGGGTTtacaaaaagtatttaaaaatatcagcCTTTCTAATGTTGTTTcgagcacacacaaaaaaaattgtgaagaaGTTTTAGAAAATCCAAAGATTCTGCAAATCTTATCAATGGTTCTTTTTTAGAAATGGTTCAGatactggttaaaaaaaaaaaactggttaaaaaaaaaaaatcaaccagaGATTATTTGTTACAATCTGCacttaaaataatacaaaaaccATCTGATGTTCTGTAACTGCCCCCACATCTTCAGGTAACATTTTCAGAGCAGAGCCCacaagttgtttttttccccctccatcaTGATCTTTGGTTCACAGTACCATGAAAAAGCACATTCTATGCACATAAAATCTTACAACTAtccaattttccttttcttctgaagtaTCAATTCAGCTGGAAAGCACAACAGTGTATCTTGAGTTCTGCTCTTTAAACATTACAACCATAACTCaatcctctctctttcccttggTTCAAACTACATggtattttcaaaagcaagcaCGAGTTTGAAAGGTATTTAAAATACCACACTTGGAGCTCGCAGAGCAGAAATCCCCCCCTTCCTGTCACTAGGGACATTTGAGCTTGTTAGCAGTCATATTTATCTTTACAGAGGTGCAGTTCTGTGCTGctaaccacacacacaaaatgacCTGAAACCAACCCAAcccaggagagcagcccagaaCAGCAAAGAGGCTCAGCCATGCCTGAGGTAGGAAATGCAAATGAAgtacaaaaggaaagaaaaaggagttgACTTACTTTTGAGGACAAAAAGGGAGCTGACAAGAACCAGGCTGAAGACTGTCCACATCATGGAGATCCAAGAGATGCACCATTAGCCaaagaaagcagtttgtttGCTATTAAAGCCTTAATGCTTCTCTTACATCCCTAATCCTCTGCAGAGGATAACTTACAGGATAAAGAGGTGTGCAGAGTGCTACTTATCGAGCTTATTCCGGTTGCACCTCTAATCACACGAACCTCATCTCCACGAGCCCTGCAGGCAAACTCttccaggagcaggaaggagccAATGTATTCACCTTTCAGTGCCAGACATGCTTAAAAACCATCCCGTCACCACATGCCACAGCCTCGACTCCTCCAACAGCCTCATTACGTTTGCCCATGGGATTTGCTGGATCAGGGTCAGagcattaaatattttggattaAGCCCATGCTTGAGACTTGAGTGGTCCAAatccaacacacacacacatatatatatatatttagagaGACAGTAAGATATAGACCTAGATATGTGCACATAAGCAGCATACTCTTGTGACCCACAAAGTGTTCCAAGCAGTGACCCACGAAGTGCTTTCTGTGAAGGAATTAATTCCCAAGAGCATCtggtgctgaaataagcaagtGAAGGACATAAAACAGAGCCATACTTATCTTCAACTTTCAACgaaaaaatttatttacaatAGAGAATTTCATTTGTGacatgcattttccttttttttttttttaattttattttacaaatcaGCAAATGCAGATAAAGTTTACATTCCTTAAGGCAAGAGTCCCCATGCAAGTAATACATGTTTATATTAAATCCAAAAGACATCCAACATGGGAACTCATGTACAAAGGGAAGGCTAGGATCAGCAATTTGTAATTTCTTAGAGAACTTGACAATCTCCCTGATACAGGAACTTTGAGATCAACTTGCTATGAATTATACTATGAAAATGCAAACAATAGCAAGAAATTCTGATAGTCATCTTAGTACTGCATACAATTAAATCAActttatttagaaagaaaatacagtagtGCATAcgaaaaagtgaaaatataacCTGTCCACATAAATGTATGGACATCAGTGTGCCAATGGTCATATTGCACTCAATATCGAAGTCCAGAAATTTGGTTAAAAGTTagcttttccccattttggcAATCAGTTCATCACAAATCTTCGTTAGCTCTTCTATCTCTttattctggaaaataaaacatgaagtaTTATGAAAATTATTGTGCTGCGTTAAgatgaggggttttttaattttaatattatcTAACTTTTGGGAGAAGTGTGGGAAAATTCACTTTTCTCCAGTGCTGAGAACAGGGTATCTATATGTACAGATACACGTGCATATATAGCACAACTAAGTGTTTGTATCCACAGTACAACTATATATGCATTCAAAAAAACACTTCCTTTTTTCCAAATACAATAAATCAAATTTAGCACCAAAGCAGACAGCTTTATAGCAGTCATTCCCAGCACACCACAATAATACATAGAGGAATTTTGTTTCTAGGCTgcacttttctattttttttcattattttcagccTGTCTTGCAGAGCTGCAAGCAAGGACGAGCTGTACTATGCCAAAGCAAGCTCCCTTGGCTGAGCTAGAGAACACAGAGATATAAATAGGCATTTCCTACAGACACTTTGGAATTAGCACTGGAATTACAGCTAGCACTAAAAAGGGAAACAGAACCTGAGAGAAGAACTAAAGCAAGGTCTGAAACCTCAGAACTGAAGCAAACCAAggcctgggctgcagaggtgCACCCCGAGCTCTGGCTGAGGCTGAGCCAGCCCCGAGCACTTGGGCTCAGATCAAACCTGGGTCCAGCTGGTGCACATAGGGGGGCGGTTTGTCCTAAAATTTGGGCAATGCTGCTGTCCCCGgggccagggagctgcaggacaaTCCTCAGGCAGAGCTtggctccagggagagcagaCTCCTGATTTACCTTTTGTTCCAGTGTTCTCTCCAAGGCATCTACTTTGAGCTGCTCCTTCCGAAGGCTGGCCTGGtatgctgcctgctcctgctgggcctTGCCTCTCACTTGTGCAATTTCAGCATTGGCTCTGCAAAAAACACAGGTTTTGGTCACATAAAGTTCTCTACAGGAAAGGGGAGAGGGTGCCCAAGGGTGGACAGCACCTTAAGAAATGGGGGAAGAGGGCAGGGCTGCCTTCTGCACATCTTGGATATATTCTCAGACTTGTCCCTAGAGACTTTTCACAActccctctcctgcttctcTCAGATATCTGTGCCGAGGTCACAAATATGACTCAGGTAGAAGTGTCTTCTGGCAGTTTCTAAACCTGATCTCCAGTTCAGGGGACTGTACTGTGAGTCCTGAATGTGACTCCTAGAAAGGCTTAATTGGTCATTACATGGAAATCTAGAAAAAAGAAACTGGCTAATGGCTTCCTTTTTGATCTTCTCAAGGAAACACattaaagaaacataaagaCACTAGATAAACATTGAAATTTAAGGTGCTCTGTATGGACCAGCACATCACAGAAATTCTAATtatggcatttttttccagcctcTATCACAGAGCAGCCCGTGCCTTGCATACTGCAGGAGCAGTTCAGGATGTGAAGTCCAGCCACGGGAATCCCCCTGCAGCATGAACTCCTGAAAAAATATGTGTACAATCCatgcaccatccctggaagtgtccaagacgaggctggatggggcttggagcaacctggtctagtggaaggcgtccctgcccatggaaacaAATGTTCTTTAAGACTCCTTCCAATCATTCTGTGAATCCATGACTCAATTACCTGTCCAGTTTTTCCTCAGCATGAATTTTGAGTGCCTGATACCTCTGTTCTTCCTTCTTTACTCGTGACAAATATTCCTGCGCACATTTCTTCAACACTTCTTCGTTCTTAAAAGAGAAGATGACATCAAATTTAACCCAAGAGGTTAAAATGCAGAACAGGCACCTGTTTGTGGGAGTCACACACAGCTGTCTGAAGGGCTGCAGTCCAGCACTGACACCCACAGACAGAGGCCATCAGAAGGAGAATATTACACAATGCAAAAAGCTTTACAATTTTTCTGGTTGCGTTTGATAGCTGGCTGCAACCTTTCACCTGAGGATTATGGTCTGTCATGCACTTTAGACCCAATGCAGGACATGGGAATTAGCTGGAAACACAAGTCCTGCCTTCTGTTCAGCAGCACTGGTACACAGACCCcgctcagctctgctctttaAAGGAGATGTTAACGGGATTCACCTTCCGAAACCCCTCCAGgacttctttcattttctcgTATCTCCTGAAAAGATCCGCCAGGGATTTCTCCACCGAGTTCAGGTCAGCCAAAGCTTGCTCCTTCTCCACAATCAGCTGCTGAACAGTGTGGTGGGAGAcagatttctctctctgttcatcCTCTGAAAGAAGAGAGTAGTagggaaaagagagattttCAGAAGGGTAACAGTAGTAAGAACACTGATTTCACTGTCATCTACAGTTTCTACTGTACTCTGCTCTATTTGTGTAATAGTAAGTTTATAGGATCCAAAAAAGTCAGATTTATATAAAGACACAAGCCTGTTTTGGAAAACAGTTGCTAAAACCAGTGATATTTAAGAATTTTGATGTTGGGGGAAAATGTGAATGTATCTCTGTACTGATGATTTCTTCACCCTGAGCTCGGCCGTTCCCATGGAAAGGCAGGTGTTGGATTTCCCATTTGCCTGCAGATGCACTAGCTGAAGGAAAGGACATTTGTGCATGTTCCTAGCAGTGGCCACCAATTATTTGCCATTGCTGATATATGCTTGTCATCTGCTGGCATCTTCCAATCCTGAACAAACAAGGCACTTTGTCCAGTGGAATTCAATTCTTCCCTTGGAAAAGCAGTGTTTTGCCAGCTCTCAGGATTACTGTAGCAAGTGGCAGAAAGGAAATCTAACAGTAGACAGACTTCCTAAGTgtaaaaaactgcaaaaaacaTCTGCCAAGATCCTCCTGGGTATAGTTACATTTGAGTCAGGGATGGTGGGAAGAACGTAACAGGAATCCAAATCCATATGGAGGAGAAATTTTCAAGGGAATTGATCTCATAATAAGCTGGAATATCCACATAACACTGGAAGAAAAGGTCTGGCATTGTCTTCCAAAATACTGCATCGTTTCCTTCATATCCTAAACTGTGATTCCTGTATCCATGTTTTAAGGGCTACTTTGAACAATACTGAAGGGAAAACCCACCCACagaacacagcagctctgtatCACCATTTTCCTTCATCTATGATAGAAACTAAAATAAGGTAAGAAGTTCTCCTGTGGAAAAAAGCACGGGGCATTTCACAATGTACAACTTTTAATTTGGGCCTTTATATTTGGAAACAAAGAACTAAacaagtttgggttttttatttgaacagaagttttcatcagaaaactattttttcagaagttttcatATTTATAGTGGTCAGCTCTGAAATGCCAAAGCTGATACTGTCAATTCCCAAACGGAGATTAATCTCTTCCTTTTGCGTATTCCATCCAAAAAATACACATTCCTGCAGGCCTGACCAAGGCCAGAGCAGGGATGATGCCATGCTGTGCATCAGCTCCTGGGCTACAGTCTGGGCTCCTCTGCTCACCCTGACAGCACCGGGCTGGGTGAGCAGAGCTGACCTGAGCTTATTCTGCTCTGTGTGATACAGAAGATCAAAAGAACCAGAGAGGCTCTCAGGACCTGCTTGTAACACCTTTATTTTACTGGTGAACAAACACCTTTGACATGGCAGAGAAGGCCAGAGCCCTGTAATACCATATCACTTGGATATGTTtaacactttattttaaataaacattcttttctgttttgctttctcaGAGACACCCTGTATTCCTCCATAATGTCAAAACCAATGTGTTctcaattaaattaaaaaaccttttgctgtcatttttttatttttctaaaccTGAGAAGCTGTCTACTTGTGTTCCAGCACTAGATTTGTTTAATCATGCTGGAGATTACACCCTGACCAGATAATTCCAAACCCCTTCCTGGCGGGATCCTGTTCTCTGGCAACACTTCTGTCACTGCAACTCCAGGCAGGGTAAGAGATCCCTTCACATGATCATCCAAAATACTTTAATGTATTTAATGTCACATCTTCACTTTTTGTGAGACTGCTGTCTGAGGTATTTTAGCAACTTCCTGACTTGTTTCTAGGGCAATCAGAAAGTTGACAATTCATGTCACACtcactcctcttcctcccagtGCATCACAGgccctcctctctcctcagctgGATCAGCTCCTCTAATACTTGATCCCCAGCACCATTTAAACTTGCTCATGGGAAACTGGGGCAAGTgctacagaatcacagagttgggttggaaggcacctcaaAGCTCACGTAGTTCCACCCCCCTGcgatgggcagggacacctcccactctTAGAGCAcgtggctccaagccctgtccaagtGATGCTCCCAAACCAAAGTGGTTAAATGctacaaaaaaccagaaacttgGCTGGAGGGGGACTAGAGTTTTATgtgatattttcagaaaattgtagaatggcttgggttggaagttCCTTCTATTTTCCAAGACTATGATTTAGTTTCAATAATATGTGCTGGTAACAGCCTGCCAGTCGAATCTTAGATAAGCAGGTACACATACttaattctaaat harbors:
- the LOC125329518 gene encoding CD59 glycoprotein-like, whose protein sequence is MMWTVFSLVLVSSLFVLKSEALQCYTCVGSSDDDCNRQGSQQCPGHADACAVIRGQASGIMKSCSFRSFCERARRDGSRAPGVSVHCCYSNNCNARSQAPRVTSSSSYFSLLVFTLLWHPLLKLT